The window aaaatatactgaacaattatataaatgaaacatgcaacaatttcaaagatttaactgagttatagttcatttgaggaaatcagtcaattgaaataaataaattaggccctaatctatggatttcaggactgggaatacagatatgcatctgttggtcacagataccttaaaataaaTAGGCCTCACAATGGGACTCAGGATCACGTCGTGGTATTTCTATGCattaaattgccatcgataaaatgcaattgtgttcgttgtccgtagtttatgcctgcccatacctgccaccatggggaactctgttcacaacattgacatcagcaaactgctcgcccacatgacgccatacatgtggactgcggttgtgaggccagttggacatactgccaaattctctgaaaggatgttggaggcggcttaaggtagagaaattaacagtcagttctctggcaacagttctggtggacattcctgccatACTCataccaattgcatgctccctcaaaacctaATACTgctcattttagagtggccttttattgtgtaataatcatgctgtttaattggcttcttgatatgccacacctgtcagatggatggattatcttggcaaaggagaaatgctcactaacagggatgtaaacaaagttgtacacaacatttgagagaaataagctttttgtgcacattTCTTGGATctgttatttcagctcatgaaacatgggacctatactttacatgttgtgtttatatttttgttcagtgtatatatatatgtatacatacatacatacatacatacatacatacatacatacatacatacatacatacatacatacatacatacatacatacatacatacatacatacatacatacatacatacatacatacatacatacatacatacatgcatgcatgcatgcatacatacatacatacatgcatacatacatacatacatacatacatacatacatacatacatacatacatacatacatacatacatacatacatatatatatatatatttccaccaGCCCAACCCAATAAAAGATGGTCCTTCGGCATTTTCCAGAATTGCCAGATGGCCAATCCGCCCATGTATGCTTCCCTCTGAAGGCTCATCAGCACCTGAAATAACTGAGGCTTGCTATCCCGCTGTGCCTGCCTCTGCTACATCCTTTTCCCTGGATTGTGTTAACTGCATGATCCAGGGTAAACGTTACATTTCATTTCTAATTTTAACCTGGAAAAGTGTCACTCGAAAACACCGTGACAGGAGGCAGTCAGGCCAGGGTCATAGTTTCTTCCGGGAATGAATCAAGTCTAATGAATGCAGTTGGAGAATGAGACGCGCACGTAATGACAATCGGTTAAAAACAGTACATGCATGGGCCTATGTGGTGTGGGAATTTGGGAGTTAACAATCGAACGTGTAGGACACacacgagcgcacacacacacacacacacgcgcgcgcatacgcacacacacacacactcacacacacatgagtAAAATGTGTTTATATTGTAATAAAAAAGTAAAGTATGTTATTATTCATCATTATCAATATGAATGCAATTGTTCATTATTAAaagtaaattattattattattattgtttttgttgtttattttgtattattttagaCTTCACCTTTATCAGATTAATTAGGATTATTTAGTATTTATACATTCATTCAATGTTTTATTGTAATACATGATGACTCCTGTTTAATAAAAAGCACTGTATAGATATCTGGTATATGGCTATTGCCTTAcctctgtgttataaaagccaatCTAACGACTAGTTAGGCTATATTGCAAGTAGCCTAGTGTCTAAATGTTCCCCCGAATTGAAAATGACAACACTCACATTCCCATCcctacaataataataacatctAATTTACGCTTTGATCTTTTGTCATTGTCATAATAATCAGTCCCCCATTATGTTCGTTACTCGGTGAGAAACATGCGAGTCTCGAATACGGATGAAGTATGGCCTCTGAAGTCATTGTCTTTTCGTTTTAGAGGGGAATAGATTTCCTCTGTTTATTATGAGCATAGGGGCGGATTTGCGTCACCATGCAACTTGCAGGTCGAGATAAAGTTGCACAAATATTGAAAAAGGAAGTTGCAACAGTCATTATAAAGTTTCCCTCCTCTGCTCCGGATGAAATAAAGATTTCGCTTGTATCCTAAAATACTAAAACAGGTTCTATTTCGGGACAAATCTAACAGGCTCATTTAGCACGAATCTCAGCCCATCAAAAACGGATGACCTGAATTCTAATAGAAACTCTCTAGTTTCCTGCACTCTTGCTGACTATATAGTGTAGATCACGTTACTTCTCTTAAATTGGCTTAACACAGATGTATTTAAGATGTTCGATTGATGTTATTGCCTGAAATTTAGTACGCCTATGACGCAAAAAAATGAGCTATTTTTCAAATAAATAAGGTCTTATTTATTGACCGTGTTAACTTTTTGGAGCCTACATCGTTTGAAAGTCAGTTGTTTTTCCATTTCAACGATACAAAACTCAACCGAACCACCCTAATGTTTAGCAGATAATAATATGAACAGATGATTCCATTTGCAGGCCTAAAGCATAGAGGTCAGATTTTTatctacgttttttttttttttttttttttacttattcAGAAACAAAGCCGAATGTCTCAAAGCTAAGTGCAAGGATAAACATTACTGTTACATTACTATTACATTACATGACATTagtaaaacatatattttaacaTTTTCATATTGCACTtgcatttattgttgttgttgctgctgccatCCATGAAGACGATGAAGATGGTGACGAAGATGATGATGGCTGCAGTTGAAAATGTTTAAGAAGATATTCAAGAGGTCAACGAGCATGTCGCTGTCATTAGCAACACTTAACTATGCGTATCTCCATCACAAGGGCGTGTTTCGGTGTTCGAGACCAAACTTCTATTGGCTAAAAAGCAACCAATCAGTGTCAGAGGAGAAACTTCACTGTGGAAGTACTTAGACCAAAGACTAAAATTTCAGAGTTGTTTGATAGAGATTTCTGGCACTTACATAAAGACGGTAGCTTTCTCTGACTACACTTAACTAAAAGTTGTACCGAGGGGCAACATTACGAGTTAAGGATGTATACGGCCGGACTCAACCCGTTTTACGCATCGAATTTTAGTCTTTGGTCTGCTTATTGTGCGGGTGGTTTCGCTATGGATACAATGAAGAAGCCCTCATTTTGCATTGCTGACATTTTGCAGGTCGGTGATGCTGAGAACATCCCGGGATCCTCGGCCCTCATGACTCATATGGGACACCGTTCTCAGGTTCACGCCTCTGGATCGCCATTGCGTCCTTCACCAGTGGGGCCAGAGCAGTCGATCTACGGTGGGAGAGTGAACCCCGGGTCTCCGTATCACAGACACGGAATACACTTAACTTCGGTATCTAGAACGAGTCTCAGCTCCCAACAAGCTCCCCCACCTTCAAGCAAGGACCTCAAGTTCGGAATCGATCGGATATTGTCAACAGACTTCGACCCCAAAACAAAAGACATATCGTCTTTAAGAGGTATGCTTTGAAGTTCACTTTTCACTGAATTCTCTAAAATAACTAATGTATAGCCTACATCAAGGTTATCTCACTGCCAAAGAAAGCGTTTAAGAATGCCATTATGTTGTAAAGGCACATTTTATAAGATGGCTAAATTGACTTAAATATACGTTTACAAAGTACTGTTGCATTGttggactgttggagctaggaacacaagcatttcgctacaaccgcaataccatctgctaaatatgtgtatgtgaccaatacaattgatttgatttgattttaagtaCTGACCTTGAACACCACTGAGGCAGGCAACACGTACTTTTTATCCTTTAAGCACTCATAGAAAAACCTCTATTTGAGTATCCAAGGTTCCACAGTTGCCAAACTATAAAACTAGGAACTCTCTAGCTTCAGACAACATTCAGACTCGCACACAAAAGTTCATTTTTAGCTGAAAAGTTTCAGCGTTGAATACTCGTGTATACGTTGCGGTAATTTCTTACTTATCTCTCGCCCTGTGACAGATCTCACGTCCATTGTTAGCTCGAACCGTCAGTCAGGGATCCAGCCAGCGAGCCAGTACTTCGCATCCATAGACCCGGGGATGAGCGACGCGTCCTCCATGATGAGCTCACTAAACAGCGCCAGGCAATCAGGGCAGCATCAGTTTCAGGACACCTTTCCAGGTAGTGTAGCCGTCCGCATATTTCAAATGGCCTTTTTACGCACACAGCGCATTTAAGGATTCGAACAATATTTTTACATAGTCTTTCATATTCAGACTTTGCTTTTAAACCTTAGGCTTATGTTCTGTTGTTCTTGTATTTCTGCAGAGTATAATTGACCAAAGATCGTTACACTTTGAATTTTGAACGAATAAATAACATTGCTCAACCTTTATGtccctttatttatacaggtccATATGCTGTCCTTACTAAAGACACGATGCCACAGACGTACAAAAGGAAGAGGTCCTGGTCGCGGGCGGTCTTCTCCAACCTGCAAAGAAAAGGGCTTGAGAAACGATTCGAAATACAGAAATACGTCACCAAACCCGACAGAAAACAACTGGCTGCAATGCTTGGCCTAACAGACGCACAGGTAAGATACGTGCACGTTACTGTAACCTATAAGCCTCAATTGGGCTATTTTATGGACACGCAGGCCTTTTCAATTAGCCATGCCTAAGCATAGACCATGCAAATCTGGAGTTATTTTTTAGAATTCTTGATTCTTGAGATGGAAAGACATAATAGTGTAAAACAATCAAACTTGGCCTTGTGCTGTTACGACAGGAAGCCTCCACTCAGAGGAGGACACGCCCGGTAATATAGCCCAGTAGGCAACTACACAATTACGCAATGGAGAACTTCTAAGGAAATGAAATTCGATTACAACGAATTATTGCAAACGGATGAAGGTTATAGTTTTACCTAACCCCATTGGGGTTAAGCAATACACATGTAATATATATATGATGTTTTAATAGTATTTGTGTTGTTCTTGTAGGCTAGGACCACCTTTACGCCATGTATGCCCATCTTACGCAAAATcgttttgtttttttattctaCATTAACTTCATTGTAGCCTACCTAGGCTACTGTAAAGTTGTTTAATTATAAATGTAGACTATGGGTCATATTTCTATGAAGCATATTTCATTGTCAACCTGTTGACGAGTAATTGGCCTCGGGTTCAGGCCGACGACGTCTAAACGAGCTCGTGCACTTTCTCGGCAGGTCAAAGTGTGGTTCCAAAACAGGCGCATGAAGTGGAGGCATTCGAAAGAAGCACAGGCACAGAAAGATAAGGAGAAGGAGACCCCGGACAAGTCACTGACAGAGGCCGAGTCCAAGGAGCCGGAAGAGTCCGAGTGTGAGAGCGAAGCAAGCGAGTCCGATTTCGAGGATGGACAGGAGGACAAGAGTGACATGGACATTTCTGAGCACAACAAGACTAGTGTGATCATGACCGGGGCCATCCCTGTGAGTACCGAGGAGGCGAACTCAGTCAGTGCCCTTACAGAAGCTGTGCCATCATCGCAAATGTTAATATGAGTGCACAGTCAAAAGTTATTTTTTAATGTAAAATGTATAATTTAATATAAATATTATTTAGAAAAATTGATATACAGAGCGGAGTTGTCGTAAAGTGGAGGGCCAGTAGGATACTCTACAGCGTGTATGGGATATTTTGACTCCCTCCATCTTTCACCTCTGTCAGTCAGTATTAGGCGATGTGCATGACTTTTTCCTCAACTGAAGGAAATATTCTGTTGTGAATTTTAATCTGAACCACTTATTCCGTGTCCTGCAATCCAAAAACATGACACAATGTTACATGTAATTTACTGTGGAAGCGTTGATAAATATTGTTGTATTATATGTTGGTCAATAATTATTTGCACTGAAAATATTGTAAATAAAAAGTTTCTTACTTTTGATtttcgatttaaaaaaaataattttatgTATATAGAATATTATTACTTTGGGGGCATTATTACCTTCTCTTTAGGGGAATAATGGAATATTGAAAACAACACTGAAGGAGAGACAACTTCACACCTGACAAGGTCTTGAGTAGCCTATAATATACGCTCTCAAAACAGTGCTCTGAAGTGGATATTAACGTTTATTTTAGTAGCCTTAAATGAATTCGTCTTGGACTTCACTGCCACGTAGGCCTTATTTCACTGTGCGAAGGAATCATTGTTATGAGGGCTGAAATATGCTTATGTTTCATGTTTAATTAATCCATATACctaatatatcatatatatatatatattacaattaCGTCATTCATTAAGTCATGTTTCGATTTCTGGGTATAAGCCAAGCAGTATGGGTACACTCTAGCCGAAATGGACACAGTTATTGACCCAGTCGAAACATGGTGGAGTATGTAACTGCTCGTCAGTTTGCTCGAAGTAGATCAAACTTATCAGGGCTTTTCAAATGAGTTAGTCATACTCTCTCACAATTCCAACACCATTTAATCGTTTGTATTTACGAATGCCAAGTTAGGCAAGTCGTTAAGAAACAAAAATCCACATGCGTTTTCAACGAGCAGTTTGCCCAAGTGAATGTACGCTATCTTGTCCTGTTGCATTGATTAACTCTATGTAAATAATTGACATAGATGAATTAAAGTGTCTAATATGAGGTGATGGCAAAACCAATTGGCTACACATAAGCCTACAAATAGGCCTCATAATTCTGAGTCAGTGAGTGATCAATGAAGATGAGTCAGCCGAAGTAATGAATAATTAGATAGGCCTTATTTAGCATTCCACTATGCTAATTACACACACAATAATGGCGTACTAACAACTTTTCAATTGCATTTAAACACATGCTACAAGCCTATGTTATTGATAGCAGGTTGTCAAACTTCTTGTAGTAAAAATAGTCCTAATCACTATTTATTAGCTTATAGCCCTAGAGACAATATTGTAGTGCAGCATTATGGACCACCTAAAGTGGTAGGGCTTATTACTTCACTTGGTCCAGACCCACTGGACGTGTGAACATATTCTCTGCAATAGTTGTATAATACTATCGAAGCACATTTCTGGGTTTGGCCTAATTTAGCATTTCAAGCCTTAAAATACCTGTTGGTTTTTCCTGATGAAAAATGTGAATACAAATGTTGTAAAGCGGAGTCAAGAGTTGGAAATGGAGATTAAAGTGAAAACATGCCTATACGCGCAACACCAACAGCATGCATCACAGAGACAGGATAACGATGCCATCCCGTCAAGCCTCGCTAGGTCTACTTCACGAAGACCGTTTGTTGCCTATCGGAATCATAAGCTTTATAAGATAAATGAAAATGTGGACATCTCTTGGCTTCCAAGACCTTTATCTGGGCATGTTAATGTAATTCCGCTAAGGCTAAGCCCTTTCCTCCAAAGAATGTTATTCAGAAGAAATCTGGCGCTCCAAATAGAGCTCAGAGAAGAGGGGGAATTTATAGTTTGTATACATTCGCTGGCTCCAGATATCATCGACGAAACGGATGAGTAGCCCTAGATCTAAGAATCAACCCCTACTCCATGTATGGACCTCTAATGCTTCTCTCTTAAACTGGCCGACAAGCAATAAAGTTGGTTGCTAAATGCCCTGtttttaaaacatatatatttaattGATTACAGCGAAAAGGCAATAAACTTCACATTTATAAACGTCTTATATAATTCTCACCACATTCCTATAAGGCAATGGTATGTTCTGTATCAGCATGGCCTAGGCCTACATGGGACTTTGCAAATGAatgtaatgtagcctacattggTGTTCTCTTTATGTGTAGGCCTGTAAAGTTGACAAAAAATTTCAACATTTGTAAAGAAGTCTCTGAATGAAAGTATATAATTTTTACAAACACAAATCTCTTATTAGCTGAATGCACGAAGATAAAGTTAATAGACAAATTTGATTGTCAAAAGTCAAATGATTATATATTATCATTAGGAAAAATATACAAGGGAAATATATTATAAATTGTAATAGCATAAAATATGCGTATTGTAATACATTTCAAAGTGAATATTGATTGAAGGGAAGAGCGTGCCTCAACGTTATGAACTGGAGTACATTCCAGATAACTTAATCTTGAAATACATGCACACATTCTGCACACTGAATTAAATGCAGCCAATTGCACGTTTTAACGTTGCATAAACAACCTGATGTCCTAGCACCATTATGCAGCCCCCCCCTGCCCcatgtgtacatgtctgttaTGTCCATCAGTGTCTGTGAGAATTATTAGATGTTAAAAGACACTCATAAATCTATAACGTCCCCGTTCTCTCTTCAATGAAACATGTCAAATCCTCTCTGTCATCAGACTGGGGGTGTTGTAGTTGAATGGCGGTGTAGACCACATGTTGCTTAAACTTGAACATGTATGAACATATTGTATTGATAGGGTGCATTGACTTGATCGTGTCATGTGACTATTATTGATAAGGTGCATTAATAAAGCTCAATAAATGACATTACTGACAAACATGGCCAATTCTAGTATTCATCTACATAAAATACCATTAATTTTATGAGGCCTATTGTAGTAGTTTTGCCACTATTCCAGCCATATCAGCAAATGCTAAAAGTAAACCCATCTCAGATAGGCCTATAGGGATTACTTCAAAATCCAAATATGGAAGCAGCTTCATGATATCAACTTTCTTTGGGAGGCGCATTGCCTAGTACATTAATACCATTACGTCAAGGAGGTTGAGACCATTGTGACCATTGAAAGGACCTTTATCCGAGGCTTGAGTCAGGGAAACAACTTCATAGACAGTGACCCTGGGAGGCAGCCCGGCTCAGACCACCAGAAGCTCTCTCCACCGTGGGGTCCACTTTCCTCTTCTCCGGAAAGACGACTGGCCCCTGGAGAACGGACGTTTCCCGTTTAAGCCCGGCACCATCTTGAATTTCACTTTTCATTTTCCCCTCTCCTCGCCTGCTACCTGCTGCCCTCTTCTTTCCTTTCAGAGGACATTTTACACCAAAAACCATTcgactaaataaataaaatgcccTTGCACATAAAACAAAGAGCTTATAGCTATAAAGTAGCCTAGGTGCAGTATTATAATCCCAGGTCTTAATTCAAAACTGTAGAAAGTTGGTTGTTCTTCTGTTATTACACTGACCATGTTTCCATGGAATATAGCCTCAAAGCTCTAGACAGTTTATCAGCCAAGTATCAACTGTTAAGCACACACATAAAACGTCAGGGTGGGTTGATTCTCGAATGATCCTTGAAAAGTTGTAAATTACATGAGTATTTACaaac is drawn from Oncorhynchus tshawytscha isolate Ot180627B linkage group LG05, Otsh_v2.0, whole genome shotgun sequence and contains these coding sequences:
- the LOC112249963 gene encoding H2.0-like homeobox protein isoform X3, whose product is MYTAGLNPFYASNFSLWSAYCAGGFAMDTMKKPSFCIADILQVGDAENIPGSSALMTHMGHRSQVHASGSPLRPSPVGPEQSIYGGRVNPGSPYHRHGIHLTSVSRTSLSSQQAPPPSSKDLKFGIDRILSTDFDPKTKDISSLRGPYAVLTKDTMPQTYKRKRSWSRAVFSNLQRKGLEKRFEIQKYVTKPDRKQLAAMLGLTDAQVKVWFQNRRMKWRHSKEAQAQKDKEKETPDKSLTEAESKEPEESECESEASESDFEDGQEDKSDMDISEHNKTSVIMTGAIPVSTEEANSVSALTEAVPSSQMLI
- the LOC112249963 gene encoding H2.0-like homeobox protein isoform X2 yields the protein MYTAGLNPFYASNFSLWSAYCAGGFAMDTMKKPSFCIADILQVGDAENIPGSSALMTHMGHRSQVHASGSPLRPSPVGPEQSIYGGRVNPGSPYHRHGIHLTSVSRTSLSSQQAPPPSSKDLKFGIDRILSTDFDPKTKDISSLRGPFIYTGPYAVLTKDTMPQTYKRKRSWSRAVFSNLQRKGLEKRFEIQKYVTKPDRKQLAAMLGLTDAQVKVWFQNRRMKWRHSKEAQAQKDKEKETPDKSLTEAESKEPEESECESEASESDFEDGQEDKSDMDISEHNKTSVIMTGAIPVSTEEANSVSALTEAVPSSQMLI
- the LOC112249963 gene encoding H2.0-like homeobox protein isoform X1 — its product is MYTAGLNPFYASNFSLWSAYCAGGFAMDTMKKPSFCIADILQVGDAENIPGSSALMTHMGHRSQVHASGSPLRPSPVGPEQSIYGGRVNPGSPYHRHGIHLTSVSRTSLSSQQAPPPSSKDLKFGIDRILSTDFDPKTKDISSLRDLTSIVSSNRQSGIQPASQYFASIDPGMSDASSMMSSLNSARQSGQHQFQDTFPGPYAVLTKDTMPQTYKRKRSWSRAVFSNLQRKGLEKRFEIQKYVTKPDRKQLAAMLGLTDAQVKVWFQNRRMKWRHSKEAQAQKDKEKETPDKSLTEAESKEPEESECESEASESDFEDGQEDKSDMDISEHNKTSVIMTGAIPVSTEEANSVSALTEAVPSSQMLI